In Drosophila yakuba strain Tai18E2 chromosome X, Prin_Dyak_Tai18E2_2.1, whole genome shotgun sequence, a single genomic region encodes these proteins:
- the LOC6525227 gene encoding uncharacterized protein LOC6525227, whose translation MSASAARGSTSLLKRAWNEIPDIVGGSALAIAGIVMATIGVANYYANDGDNRRYKLGYVVYRHDDPRAQKVRNDEDD comes from the coding sequence ATGTCCGCATCCGCTGCCCGAGGCTCCACATCGCTGCTGAAGCGCGCCTGGAACGAGATTCCGGACATCGTCGGCGGATCCGCCTTGGCCATCGCCGGAATCGTTATGGCCACCATCGGAGTGGCCAACTACTATGCCAACGACGGCGACAACCGTCGCTACAAGCTTGGCTACGTTGTGTACCGCCACGATGATCCGCGTGCCCAGAAAGTTCGCAACGACGAGGATGACTAG
- the LOC6525228 gene encoding uncharacterized protein LOC6525228 isoform X2 translates to MDIFESFCRTCGNECLESLSIYKESAQALDKMVPISDMLAACLPASMPPLDPEDDYPKQICRICVKKLSMAFEFSHQWLGAHSEFNVALKFEQRRRRSQASKSQTQTQSQTQAHPAEPKNEQLPTEPADEVTPKIPSERAAPATDEAKSSSESRPGFKCGICNKCFFTEKACKFHFKFAHKDL, encoded by the exons ATGGACATCTTCGAGAGCTTCTGCCGAACGTGCGGGAACGAGTGCCTGGAATCGCTGTCCATCTACAAGGAAAGTGCCCAAGCGCTGGACAAGATGGTGCCCATATCCGATATGCTGGCGGCCTGTCTGCCCGCCTCCATGCCGCCACTGGATCCAGAAGACGACTATCCCAAGCAGATATGCCGCATCTGCGTGAAGAAGCTGTCCATGGCCTTCGAGTTCAGCCACCAGTGGCTAGGCGCCCACAGCGAGTTCAACGTGGCGCTGAAGTTCGAGCAGCGCAGAAGGCGCAGCCAGGCCAGCAAgtcccagacccagacccagagCCAAACCCAAGCCCACCCGGCGGAGCCCAAGAATGAGCAACTGCCCACGGAGCCGGCGGATGAAGTGACCCCTAAAATCCCATCGGAAAGGG ctgctcctgccacCGACGAGGCCAAGTCCAGCAGCGAGTCCAGACCGGGCTTCAAGTGCGGCATCTGCAACAAATGCTTTTTTACGGAGAAGGCCTGCAAATTTCACTTTAAGTTTGCGCACAAGGATCTTTAG
- the LOC6525228 gene encoding uncharacterized protein LOC6525228 isoform X1 translates to MDIFESFCRTCGNECLESLSIYKESAQALDKMVPISDMLAACLPASMPPLDPEDDYPKQICRICVKKLSMAFEFSHQWLGAHSEFNVALKFEQRRRRSQASKSQTQTQSQTQAHPAEPKNEQLPTEPADEVTPKIPSERAAAPATDEAKSSSESRPGFKCGICNKCFFTEKACKFHFKFAHKDL, encoded by the exons ATGGACATCTTCGAGAGCTTCTGCCGAACGTGCGGGAACGAGTGCCTGGAATCGCTGTCCATCTACAAGGAAAGTGCCCAAGCGCTGGACAAGATGGTGCCCATATCCGATATGCTGGCGGCCTGTCTGCCCGCCTCCATGCCGCCACTGGATCCAGAAGACGACTATCCCAAGCAGATATGCCGCATCTGCGTGAAGAAGCTGTCCATGGCCTTCGAGTTCAGCCACCAGTGGCTAGGCGCCCACAGCGAGTTCAACGTGGCGCTGAAGTTCGAGCAGCGCAGAAGGCGCAGCCAGGCCAGCAAgtcccagacccagacccagagCCAAACCCAAGCCCACCCGGCGGAGCCCAAGAATGAGCAACTGCCCACGGAGCCGGCGGATGAAGTGACCCCTAAAATCCCATCGGAAAGGG cagctgctcctgccacCGACGAGGCCAAGTCCAGCAGCGAGTCCAGACCGGGCTTCAAGTGCGGCATCTGCAACAAATGCTTTTTTACGGAGAAGGCCTGCAAATTTCACTTTAAGTTTGCGCACAAGGATCTTTAG
- the LOC6525229 gene encoding dolichyl-diphosphooligosaccharide--protein glycosyltransferase 48 kDa subunit: MMWKALLLAVLAIGHCQAVLETDANTLVLLDNLAIRETHSIFFKSLQDRGFKLTYKLADDSSLLLSKYGEYLYKNVIIFAPSVEEFGGDVSVERLAQFVDDGGNVLVAGSEKSGDALREFASECGFELDEENAAVIDHLHYDVSDAGEHTTILTSAKNLIQADTIVGKANRQADAAPLLYRGTGLIADKENPLVLKLLTAESTAYSYNPEASVSDYPHAVGRGTLLIAALQARNNARVVFSGSLLFFSDESFTTAVQYAQSGVFHKLAGNRDVADSISKWVFGETGRLRVASVQHHKEGELLPPDQAYTITEPVVYTIGIEELVQGEWRAFKASDIQLEFVRIDPFVRTYLKQTNSGAYQAKFKIPDVYGVYQFKVDYDRVGYTHLYSTTQVSVRPLEHTQYERFIPSAFPYYTSAFSMMIGVFVFSFVFLHFKDEPVGRAAKEDKKSQ, encoded by the exons atgaTGTGGAAGGCTCTACTGCTCGCCGTTTTGGCGATTGGCCACTGCCAAGCGGTGCTGGAAACGGACGCCAACACCTTAGTTCTTCTGGACAACCTGGCCATCCGCGAGACGCACTCGATCTTCTTCAAATCGCTACAGG ATCGCGGATTCAAGCTCACCTACAAACTGGCGGATGACTCCAGCCTGCTGCTGTCCAAATACGGCGAGTATCTGTACAAGAACGTCATCATTTTCGCACCAAGTGTCGAGGAATTCGGCGGCGATGTGAGCGTGGAACGTTTGGCCCAATTCGTCGATGATGGCGGCAATGTTCTGGTGGCGGGCAGCGAGAAATCCGGTGACGCTCTGAGGGAATTCGCCTCCGAGTGCGGCTTCGAGCTTGATGAGGAGAATGCGGCGGTCATTGATCATCTGCACTACGATGTCAGCGATGCCGGCGAGCACACAACCATCCTGACCTCCGCCAAGAATCTTATCCAGGCCGACACCATTGTGGGCAAGGCTAACAGGCAGGCAGATGCTGCTCCTCTGCTTTATCGCGGCACTGGACTGATTGCCGACAAGGAGAACCCACTGGTACTCAAACTGCTGACCGCCGAGAGCACCGCCTACAGCTACAATCCCGAGGCCAGTGTCTCCGACTATCCGCATGCCGTTGGCCGTGGCACCCTACTCATCGCCGCCCTGCAGGCGAGGAACAATGCCCGCGTGGTCTTCTCCGGCTCGCTGCTCTTCTTCTCCGACGAGAGCTTCACCACGGCCGTGCAGTACGCCCAGAGCGGTGTGTTCCACAAGCTGGCCGGCAACCGCGACGTGGCCGACTCCATTAGCAAGTGGGTATTTGGGGAGACTGGCCGCCTGCGCGTGGCTTCCGTGCAGCATCACAAGGAGGGCGAGCTGCTGCCACCGGATCAGGCGTACACCATCACCGAACCCGTTGTCTACACCATCGGCATCGAGGAGCTGGTGCAGGGCGAGTGGCGCGCCTTTAAGGCCAGCGACATCCAGCTGGAGTTCGTCCGCATCGATCCCTTCGTGCGCACCTATCTGAAGCAAACGAACTCGGGCGCCTACCAGGCCAAATTCAAGATACCCGACGTCTACGGCGTGTACCAGTTCAAGGTGGACTACGATCGCGTTGGTTACACCCACCTGTACAGCACCACCCAGGTGTCGGTGCGCCCGCTGGAGCACACGCAGTACGAGCGTTTCATCCCAAGCGCCTTCCCCTACTACACCAGCGCCTTCTCCATGATGATCGGCGTGTTCGTCTTCTCGTTCGTGTTCCTTCACTTCAAGGATGAGCCCGTGGGCAGGGCCGCCAAGGAAGACAAGAAGTCGCAGTAG